From the genome of Eriocheir sinensis breed Jianghai 21 chromosome 55, ASM2467909v1, whole genome shotgun sequence:
TTAAAACTTGATATACGTGAATCTTCAAACTGTGTGGCAGCTGGTGGAATATCTACTAATCGTCAGAGATGATTGTTTAGGCGCGTTGACCTGGCTCCTTGCATAATATATTAATACACACCTACCCCGGCCTAAGGTGTTTTGGGTTTGTTATTGATCACACTCACGAATAAGCTGCTGGTCGGGACGATAAAGAAATAACCTCCTTCGCCCTCAGAATCACGACCCTTCCACACACAGAAAAAAGATACCCAAAGTAATTTTTTATATGAGaaaaagacgataaaaaaaaCCGGGGAAGTCTAATCAAACACTCAGTTGATGAAAGTGCGAGAGTAAAAACAATGGCCACCTACAGGCATTCATATTTCGTCAATGATTACTGTTGTGACATCCTTGTGTAACGGTTCGCTCACCTCTTTGCATTCACATCACCTCACGACACACGCATACTGGCGGCTCCAACACCGGCGCTCCTTATATAGCTTCGCATATCGGAAATTGGATGAGGTTGCCATACACTGCTATTCCGCCGTTCAGGTATACGCTCTCATGCCTCGTGCAGTAGATTTCGCTTTTCACAttatatatttctaaaggtcaaagagggggtcaatcgggttctaatgagtgtttctaaaggttcatggtacagaggaagggtcacactatcaccagggtcatagaactactactggaaatgcccacaactcctacgaaacccttgtcaaatgtgtgtttaggttcatggtacaaaagaagggtcacactaccaccagggtcataaaactacctgtgCATATGCTCACAACCCCCGACGAAAGTCTTGTCATCTgtgtgtttaggttcatggtacaaaagaagggtcacactaccaccagggtcataaaactacctgtgCATATGCTCACAaccccccacgaaagccttgtcaaatgtgtgtttaggatcatggtacaaaagaagggttaaactaccaccagggtcaaaactaCCCGTGAATATGTTCAcgacccctacgaaagccttgtcaaacgtgtgtgtttttaggttcatggtacaaaagaagggtcatattaccaccagggtcattaaactacccatggaaatgctcacaacttccacgaaagccttgtcaaatgtgtgagcttgggcgtcgacatgtttaagaatatgactcttACTTTGATCAAGAGTGTGGTTGATGGGTGATGAGGGCAATGTTTAAAACTGTACcgcagataaaaagaaaatagaacaaagaATAAGACAACTGCACATCACTGTTTTTGAGCATCCGGGATGGAAGGGGTACGCTATGGTAAACAGGTCTAATAGAGTGCTTCTCCCGGCGTGGCTGCCCGTGACAGGTGCCCGCCGGTGTAACATGAACACGCGAGGAAACAGCcggtggagggaggggaaacgGTGCACGAGGCGGGGTATGGAAGCGAGTGTTACGCCTTGAGCCGGGAGAGTCGCTTGAACTGGCATTTGATTACTTTTTCGGTCTTGTCAGTTGAGAGTTTGGTGAAAGAAAGCTGAACtgatttgtcattatttttattattattattatgattattgttattagCTATTATTAGTAgcattttttaatttatttttattttttacgtttctgcctatggccccggtaggttttcttggtggggcctgatggtcggccccagcccgttatggcgcaggcaagtgtttatagtggcgccatcttgcttggcacaTGCTATCCCCCAGAGCTCAGCCTTGATCctcttttttagagagagaacctagagtctgggttgataggtggtcttcaggacagcatgtgggtaatcttaggccactcagcagtgactgaagtggcggcgggcgggacgcgaacccactTAATCCTTGACGCggtgccggcacgctaaccactcactcACCGCCTTCCCCATtctagcagtagtaatagtagttgtagtagtagtagtagcagtagtagtagtagtagtagtagcggtataGCGGAGGCGAGTCAAGCCAGGCGTCAGTGCTTGCTGTCGGCACCATCAGGCAGGTCAATAACTCCCGACGCGACTTCCAGCAACAAGACGATGCTCGCCGCCAGCATCCCGCCGGCGAAGAGTGCGAACACGCCCTGATGACGAGAAGAGgttttaaagtgtgtgtgtgtggggggggagggaggggtgcaaTGATCGGTAGTCTCGGATGCTGCTACCACCAACATCAATAGTTCCATAggcagaaaaggagatcaatcgggttctaatgagtgttttctctctctctctctctctctctctctctctctctctctctctctctctctctctctctctctctctctctctctctctctctctctctctctctctctctctctctctctctctctctctctctctctctctctctctctctctctctctctctctctctctctctctctctctctctctctctctctctctctctctctctctctctctctctctctctctctctctctctctctctctctctctctctctctctctctctctctctctctctctctctctctctctctctctctctctctctctctctctctctctctctctctctctctctctctctctctctctctctctctctctctctctctctctctctctctctctctctctctctctctctctctctctctctctctctctctctctctctctctctctctctctctctctctctctctctctctctctctctctctctctctctctctctctctctctctctctctctctctctctctctctctctctctctctctctctctctctctctctctctctctctctctctctctctctctctctctctctctctctctctctctctctctctctctctctctctctctctctctctctctctctctctctctctctctctctctctctctctctctctctctctctctctctctctctctctctctctctctctctctctctctctctctctctctctctctctctctctctctctctctctctctctctctctctctctctctctcgtacccagaGGCCCTTCAGGGAGTAGGCCTCGTTGACGGTGACCCGCGTCTGCGCTCCCAGGCAGGCCGTGGCGTTGGGCAGCTCGTCACCAAGCCACTTGAAGTACAGGTCGTGGGCCACCATCTGCTCCAGCCTGGGCAGCACAACGTTATTTTATCATCAAGAGAGACCAGTGTTAAGTGGAAACGTAGTAAGTCTTCTATTTGAATTTGACGAACTTATATTCATCGGTAATTAGGTCCATATTCCTATACGTATCGATCTCCCATTgaggcaaccctgaccccattttcccttaattttagagtagcccacttaaacctcacccccggcaaccctaattccattttctttaagtacctcttccattaaaccattgttcttctctctgttaacatcccctaacttaaaacaaaatcctaacccTAATTTATACATCTCAAGAATAAGTGAATGTATATGCTTTAATTTTAAGGCAATCCCCCCTTAAgactattccccaaggccacagagaagagtaatcTGATTTTCATGGTTGGTTTTcctgttcaagatgcagaagtcgtgtaaaactatcactagcagcacaaagcagtccatgaaaagccaAGCAACTTATACGaaaggcttttcaaataggcgaacactgaggcgccgatacgtttcgAAATACGGGGATAGGGTTGTGTATTTACTTGGCACTGATGAGCGGGATGAGCGGCGACCCCTTGCGTCCGATGAGGCTGAAGATGAGGGGCCAGTAACTCTCCTTCCCGATGTAGAAGTCACAGCGACCTATAGATAATAAgcagttaaaaaagaaagaaagaaggaaagaaaaagaaaggagagaaagaaaggaaagaaaatagaaaaaatagagaaggaagaaaagaaaaagaaaaaggtagaaagaaagaaagaaggaaagaaaaagaaaaaaagaaaggagagaaagaaaggaaagagaatagaaaaaaataaagaaagaaggaaggaaagaaaaagaaaaagataggaagaaagaaagaaggaaagaaaaagaaaggagagaaagaaaagaaagagaatataaaattaaaaaaagaaggaaagaaagataaaaaagatagaaagaaagaaagaaggaaagaaaatggaaagaaagaaagaaggagggaaggaaggaagaagagataaacggatagacagatagatagatagatagacgtgaTATATAGATTTACAcaatggggatgatgatgatgaagaggaagaagaggaacgggaagagggagagaaagagagagagaaagagaaagaggatgaggttgATGTTGTTGACGatgttaatggtgatggtgatgctgctgctgatgatgatagctGCGTCACGTTTAGCGTCCGGTGTGGCCAAGGCGCTCACCGTATCTCGTGTAGTCGTCTGAATACACCTTCCTGCAAGTCGTGTCCTCCACCAGCAGGGCGTAGGGGCCGTCGCGCACCTGGTCGTAGGCCGCGTCGTACAGCTTAGACGAACCCAGGAAGTGTGCCCGGTTGTCCAGCCGTGTGTCGGCCAGATCCTTGTAGATGCCTTGCTTCACCGTCTAGAAAGTGAGTTGAAATTAAACTGAGCCCCGAAAACTATATGAAGCATGAACTCTTGAATAAGTGTTTGATTCGTCGCTGCGCCGTCTATGGATAAGTTCTTATGTGAGACGAAGAGCTCAGCGAACGAGGAATGAACTTTAAGTACATGAATCTCGTCGCTGtgtctagttatttttttaagtGAGGGGACGAACTTTAAACTATATAGCACACAGCAATGTCTCTTTAAAGATCTATGGGACAGGCAAcggacaaaacaaaataataataataataatcctgctGATCCTTTACAGAGGTGAAGACTCCGAGAGCATCACCAATTTTGACTAGAAAGTTGTCGTTATACTCCATTTGCGGGCTTAGTATATGGAACATGAAATCTATATATTAGTGTAGATGTGATTCCTCGTTGCAGTGTCCACAGTTAAATATTCAGTACTCTAGACGGAGAGctaagggccgtattttaagacaccatcacttctcacatcaactatttctaaaggtcaaagaggggaacagtttttcatgagtgtttttaaggttcatggcacagaagaagggtcaaactaccaccagggtcataaaactacccctgaaaaggcctacagctcctacgaaagccatgtcaaatatgtgaacttgggcgacgaaacgttttaaaatgcgaccctcaaactaccaccagggtcataaaactacccctggaaaggcctacagctcctacgaaagccatgtcaaatatgtgaacttgggcgacgaaaagttttaaaatacgaccctaagtgtATGAAGCATGGACTCAACGTAACAGTCTGTGAAAGAGTCCCCCCAGCAGCAAGCATTACCGACATGTGCTCCACCAGGGCCGTCGCCTTCTCGAACACCAGGTGAAGCTGCTTGTCGGCGATCACTTGTCTAAGGTAGTCGTACCTGTCAGGGGTTTACGTACATTTAAACTTAAACTTATGAGAAACTTGTTAAATTTAGATACATAAGGATGATTACGAGGTGACTTTTTCATTCATTACATTCACTTATTGCATTGAAACAAGACTTTTTTTCATCATCCACATAACACTCGAACGCCCACTATCTCCAAATGCAGAAAAGGAGATTTATCGGGTTTAAATCGGTGTATTTTCACaaccatggtacagaagaaaggtcaaactactaccagagTCATAaagctacctctggaaatgcaaAAGAGCTCCGAAATTGCTGTgagattgtttatttttcacaaccatggtacagaagaagggtcaaactactaccagagtcataaaactacccctggaaaatgCCAAagacctctatgaaagccttgttaaatgtggaTGTGTGAGCTCCGAAATACTTAAAGAATGTAATCTGCATTTTTTAACGTGTCGGCGCCTCACCTCGCCTGTTTGAAAATGCTCTCGTAGAAGAGTTCttgagatagataggaagatacaaagatagatagacagagacaaacaggcaggcaagcagataaatagacagtaaacagacagatggatagggAAAGATGGTTAGATAGACTTATAGATAGCGAGGGAGAGGTCATAAGTAACAAAAGTGAGAAAAGAAATCGTggttagaggaaaagaaataagctAAGAGTAATAATGATGCTAGCGATAGTTTTTTAACCCTCTTTAGCACCtggaacgggaaaatcacccaagaaaaccAGATCAATCTTCTCTGCGGTCTTGGAAAATAGTCGCATACTGGGAACCcaagacgtttaagaatatgcaCCTATGACCCTTGATGTTCGGTTTTGAAGTCACCGACCCGatctctcatctccctcactcacctGACAGGAACGGTTCTCACGgcgaggagggaggtgaggcccGAGCTGTAGGACCTggccaccaccagcgccaccacccACCAGGTCCCCGCCGCCACCCGCCAGCTGCCCCGCGTCCAGCTCACCTCAACCACCGCTGTTGAACCGAGGAAGAGGTCAGGTCATATTGTGTGTGTTATTAGCCTGCTGGGAACCTTCTCGTTTAGTTTAGTCTATAAGAAGGGAAgcatttcaagggcaaaaaacaaaaacgacagaaaaaaggaaaagtgtgttGTTAGCCTACTGGGAACCTTCTCGTTTAGTTTAGTTTATAAGAAGGGAAGCATTTCAagggtaagaaataaaaaaaacgtgaacaaaaaaagcccgctagacgccgctccaacaacaacaaaaaaataaaacaagaggcGAGAAGTGCTTTTTGTTGCACTTTGAGGAGAGTAGTTAacgtattttgtgtgtatttttaacTGATTGAAAACCCTTATTGCATGTCGTGTTAGCTGACTGGGAATCACCTTACTTACTGAAATACCTTATTGTTGTATCATGAGTAAACTagttagcttattttttgtgtattaacTGATTGAAAGCGAAAACCGATCACTAACCAAAGTATTCTTATTGTATTGTAAGATAAATAACCCATATTGCTTGACTTCTTAGTTGAATAAATAACACATCTCTTAATGAAGTACTTATTAATGCGTATTTAGAAGTACAATTAAGtcaataaatatatgtaaaactgCACATTTCAGTCTTCCAAATTAAAGTAAGTCAAAACTAACTTGAAAAACTTGAAAATAACACGCTGTAAAGATGCTGCTTCAACTAAAGTGATCGAAGCAGCCATGAGGAGGATATAAACAgcgaaatgaggaaaaaaaagcaaaagtaattatttttttctcacgcTGCGACAGGAGGGAGCCGTACGCCGACCACCACTGCGTCATGAACTGTGTCAGGACCGTCTTGCCTTCGTCCACCCCCTTCTCGTGGTGATGGGCGGACCAGCGGGCGAGGAACAGGACGCTGCccaccacacccacgcccaccccTAGCCCCACCCACACGTGCCACCTGCATGCCCgcgagatgaagaaagaaggtgaGTTGAAGCGTGGCCATTGTGTTTTTGTATtgagggaagagatagagaatggaagagaaggaaaggagaaagaagggagaaaaggaaggtttGTGAAGTCGTGACCAGTggttttttcttgtgtgtgtgtaaaggaaagggaagggaaataacgaaggaactgcaactactactactactactactactactactactactactactactactactactacttttttttgcatttgcagcagaggagacagtgcaagggcgtaaaaaaaaaaaaacaataatgaaaaaaaaaggccgcttcttactgctactactactactactactactactactactactactactacttctactactactactacctgaagGGCTGGAGGAAGCCCATGGGGTTAGGCTCGGAGCGGGGGCGGCGGACCAGGATGCGGTAATAGTCGATGAGGATAGGGGAGCTGAAATCCACGACGCGAGACCTCGAGAATGTCAAACCGAAGGGCCCCAACGCAAGGTCCGCCTCCTTAAGggattagtattagtattagagaaggggaaagaggacgaaagaaCGTACAAGATTATAGAAAGTAGGGAACAGAGGGGTGGGTTaataaatattttaaaatacACAACGaacgaataaacaaacaaaatcaaaGACTATAGTCGTGAGGAAAAAGTTTGTACTGGTCTGTTGTAATTTGATGGTTTGCAGTAAATTGTTTGTTAGTTAATACCGCCATTATTTGAGTGAATAGAAGGATAGAATACAGTGAATTGTGTCATCGCAttcttgagatagatagatagatacaaagacagatagacagagacaagcaggcaggcaagcagacagataaacagactgaTGGAGAGGGACAGATGGTTAGACAGActcatagatagagagagaagtcaatctggtatctggacacctctccttccgaaattgacctctctttgggccacctctttgggttctttttaggagcagcaactagcgggcttttttatattattgcttccttttttgtgcccttgagctgtctcctttgttgtaaaaaaaaatatatattaacaatgAGAGCAGAAATCGGagttagaggaaaagaaataaacaaagagacagcaactagcgggctttttttgttattgtttcctttttttgtgaccttgagctgtctcctttgttgtaaaaaaaaataattagtaaCAGAGTGAGAGCAGAAATCGGagttagaggaaaagaaatgagcaaAAAGTAATAATCATCAATGGAATGTAGAGACAGCAactagcggtctttttttattattgtttcctttttttgtgcacttgagctgtctcctttgttgtaaaaaaaatagtaacagtGAGAGGAGAAATCGGagttagaggaaaagaaataagcaaAGAGTAATAATCATCATTGGGATGTAGAGACACTCGACTCACATTCCTCTTCACCATCCCAATCATGCCGTTCCAGTCCCCTTCAGAGGTCGGGATGCCCCACGCTCCGTCAGGCGGCCGCACCAGCGTGTATCTACAGGCATCGGCGGCAGGTGGAGGAAATAATTAGCATAACCCATGAATtacttaacccggtaccagcgacgggccaaatttttgccatgatacaaaccccccaaaatagatgatgcataaactgatcacaaatgcgttgatatatatattatgaaatggtttgcatgagtgataatttttctcattattctcgcttagaggggcctttaataaacatatccccgcagctaccgggctaAAAATGACAAAGTATTAAGTAAGAAATCAATTCAAGAAAATACGGACCTTAGTGAAACGTGGCAAAAAATGTCCCAAGACTTATGTTGAACGATAAGGCGTCGGTATGCGAGAAAATCATCATAACACGTGAAAGACTTTAAAAGACAGCGATTGTGTAACAGATTGCTGACTCTTTAGTGGAAGAGAGTGGTAAATGTTCCAAGAAGAATGTTTGACAGAGAAATAGTAatagatagtaatagtagtgataatagtagtaatagtagtagtagcagtagtaaaagtagatAGTAATGGTAAATAGGAATTGTAATAGTAATAGAGGATAGTAAATATCTCAGGAAGAATGATTGATATAATTCTGGACGCCGAGGAAGAAGAAACTACTTGACGCAATACCTGTGAGAAGTTACCTGAAGTTTGATTGACAGAATGGTATATATCCCAAACATTATGAGGACAccgaataaaaatgaaaaaaaatctaccttatACCAATTTCTGTGGGAAGTTACCTGAAGTTGAGGGCGGTGGCGAGGGCGTCCAGCAGGTTGGCCATGGGTCCGCGGATGTTGAAGTTACCGCCGCCGAGGTCCACGACGGCGATGTGCGGCACCCACTCctccgccgccacgcgcagcacCATCCCGCCCTCCATCCTGCAGCACACGACAACACTCCGCCTTACCGCGAGACCTGCACTGTGTCACCTTTTAATACCCTGCCACTTATCTAGATACCTCAGCTCCCTCCATTGTATCCAGCCTGTCTCTGTACaatcccctgcctcctcctcacttcttcaccatgtcatttttttttaataccctGTCACTTCCCTGCAACCCCAGCTCTCTCCAGTGTACCCCGCCTGGCTCatcagcaccccccccccctccctgcctcctcccttgTACACCGTGTCCCTTTTTAATAAGCTGTCACTCTTCTACATTCCCCAATTATCTGCAGTGCCCCCCGCCCGACCCTTTAGTACAATCCTTTGCTTCCTACCGTCTGCACTGTGTCACTTTTTAATACCCTGTCCCTCTTCTGCAACTCCAGCTCCCTGCAGTGTACTCTGTCTGGCCCTTCACTACATGCCCCTGCCTCCTCCCGTCTGCACCCTGTCTTTCTTTGATAGCCTGTCACCTCTCTACAACCCATTTCCCTTCATTGCACCTCTCCCCCCCGGCCCTTCAGTTCATCCCCTGTCTTCTCCTGTCTCGCCACTCTCCCGGTGTTTTTGCAGACGGTACTGCCGCCGCTTAGCCACAGGCATGTGCCGGGTTGTTGTAATGAGCCATGTTAACAGGTGTGGGCCCACAACTCTCCTCACCCCGTCACGTTTGTGGGCGGCGCCGCGTCGAGACGCACCGCCTCCTGAAGGGCCGCAGCTCGCCACGCCCCCGCCGCGGTGCCATTGCCTGGAAAGACGCAGTTTTTTGCCTGGAAAATATTTCATGGTCCgtgctatgaaaaaaaaagcgttatctGATAATTTACAGAACCCTTCGAAACGGAAGGATCGATGAACCTCACGTCCACGAGAGACGAGCGGGGAGGAGAAATATATCTATTTTCCCTCGAGGCCCAGCGGGTTAGCGCTGCGCCTGACAGCTGCTAGGGAGGGGCGCCGGGACCTCGAGGGGCTGCTGGGGGCATAGTCACGAGGCAAGGCAAGCTTCTATTCACAGTGTCTCCACGCCTACACAGATCCTATAGTGCAGGATTTCATTCATTTATGACTTTGACTCTAATCCTTTCGTGTgaacttttactttccttcaaaTTAATATGTTATCGATGTATAGTTGCATTATAATCATAACAAAAATATGTTATAGATGTAGAGctgcattataataataacaaaaatagagTTATCTAACACTGGAGCAATATTGGTGCAGTGATGGGTTAGCAAGTAAAGGCTTACCACACGGAGCGTATCGAGGGCCGAGGTGCGGCGTGGCCATTGCCGGGGTCAGCAGGACGGCAGCCGCCGCCCACCACGCCAGCCTCGCGGCACCGCTGGCACACTTCATGGCCCTCTGCTGAACCAAAAAATGAACTTATA
Proteins encoded in this window:
- the LOC126983837 gene encoding probable glutamate receptor — protein: MKCASGAARLAWWAAAAVLLTPAMATPHLGPRYAPCGNGTAAGAWRAAALQEAVRLDAAPPTNVTGMEGGMVLRVAAEEWVPHIAVVDLGGGNFNIRGPMANLLDALATALNFRYTLVRPPDGAWGIPTSEGDWNGMIGMVKRNEADLALGPFGLTFSRSRVVDFSSPILIDYYRILVRRPRSEPNPMGFLQPFSLNTKTQWPRFNSPSFFISRACRWHVWVGLGVGVGVVGSVLFLARWSAHHHEKGVDEGKTVLTQFMTQWWSAYGSLLSQPVVEVSWTRGSWRVAAGTWWVVALVVARSYSSGLTSLLAVRTVPVRYDYLRQVIADKQLHLVFEKATALVEHMSTVKQGIYKDLADTRLDNRAHFLGSSKLYDAAYDQVRDGPYALLVEDTTCRKVYSDDYTRYGRCDFYIGKESYWPLIFSLIGRKGSPLIPLISAKLEQMVAHDLYFKWLGDELPNATACLGAQTRVTVNEAYSLKGLWGVFALFAGGMLAASIVLLLEVASGVIDLPDGADSKH